A stretch of the Enoplosus armatus isolate fEnoArm2 chromosome 13, fEnoArm2.hap1, whole genome shotgun sequence genome encodes the following:
- the slc37a4b gene encoding glucose-6-phosphate exchanger SLC37A4b isoform X2: MGSTGYGYYRVAIFICMFIGYSLYFFNRKTFSFVMPSVMEEIELDKDDLGLITSSQTMAYAISKFISGVLSDQISARWLFSIGLFLVGGINVAFSWSSTVSMFSLLWFINGLGQGCGWPPCGKVLRKWFEPSQFGTWWSVLSCSMNLAGSLGPVLVTVLLQYYDWRTILTMSGIFCAAFSFVCLVFVKNEPKDVGLPSIEATAKKGAKGGNSESTLSEFLLSPFLWVLSLGYLVVFGVKTAATDWGQLFLMQEKGQTALMGSTYMSALEVGGFVGSLASGFLTDRAVARQGLGTHGNPRHGLLIVMMAGMYGSMYLFRVTVTPEIPQIWILFLGALFGFCSYGPIALFGVIASESAPSNFCGTSHAVVALMANVGAFMAGLPFSTVAKQYSWDMAFWMAEVTMAIATIGFFLVRNMRTKMGRIAEKMD; this comes from the exons ATGGGGTCCACCGGCTACGGCTACTATCGCGTAGCCATCTTCATCTGCATGTTCATCGGCTACTCGCTGTACTTCTTTAACAGGAAGACTTTCTCCTTCGTCATGCCCTCTGTGATGGAGGAGATAGAACTTGACAAAGATGACTTGG gtctgaTCACCAGCAGCCAGACCATGGCCTATGCCATCAGTAAGTTCATCAGCGGCGTGCTGTCGGATCAGATCAGCGCCCGCTGGCTTTTCTCCATCGGCCTCTTCTTGGTGGGGGGCATCAACGTTGCCTTCTCCTGGTCCTCCACTGTGTCCATGTTCTCGCTGCTCTGGTTCATCAACGGCCTGGGACAAGGCTGCGGCTGGCCCCCGTGTGGGAAGGTGCTGCGCAAG TGGTTTGAGCCCTCTCAGTTTGGAACATGGTGGTCTGTGCTGTCCTGCAGTATGAACCTGGCCGGGAGTCTGGGTCCAGTCCTGGTCACAGTGCTCCTGCAGTACTACGACTGGAGGACTATCCTGACCATGTCGGGCATTTTCTGCGCCGCCTTCTCATTTGTATGTCTGGTGTTTGTAAAGAATGAGCCGAAGGATGTGGGCCTGCCCAGCATCGAGGCAACAGCCAAGAAGGGGGCGAAGGGTG GCAACAGTGAGAGCACCCTGAGTgagttcctcctctctcccttcctgtgGGTGCTGTCTCTGGGCTACTTGGTGGTGTTTGGGGTGAAGACGGCTGCCACTGACTGGGGACAGTTGTTCCTCATGCAGGAGAAAGGCCAGACTGCTCTCATGG GCAGTACCTACATGAGTGCCTTGGAGGTGGGAGGTTTTGTGGGCAGCCTTGCATCAGGCTTCCTCACTGACAGAGCTGTAGCTCGG CAAGGCTTGGGCACCCACGGCAACCCTCGCCACGGCCTGCTCATCGTCATGATGGCCGGTATGTATGGGTCCATGTACCTCTTCAGAGTCACCGTCACACCTGAAATCCCACAG ATCTGGATCCTCTTCCTCGGTGCGTTGTTTGGATTTTGCAGTTACGGACCAATTGCCTTGTTTGGGGTGATAGCCAGTGAAAGTGCTCCTTCAAATTTTTGTGGAACCTCTCACGCGGTTGTAGCTCTGATGGCTAACG TGGGGGCTTTTATGGCAGGGCTTCCCTTCAGCACTGTTGCCAAACAATACAGCTGGGACATGGCCTTCTGGATGGCCGAGGTGACAATGGCCATCGCCACCATTGGCTTCTTCCTGGTCCGCAACATGCGCACCAAGATGGGACGGATCGCAGAGAAAATGGACTAA
- the slc37a4b gene encoding glucose-6-phosphate exchanger SLC37A4b isoform X1, with protein MGSTGYGYYRVAIFICMFIGYSLYFFNRKTFSFVMPSVMEEIELDKDDLGLITSSQTMAYAISKFISGVLSDQISARWLFSIGLFLVGGINVAFSWSSTVSMFSLLWFINGLGQGCGWPPCGKVLRKWFEPSQFGTWWSVLSCSMNLAGSLGPVLVTVLLQYYDWRTILTMSGIFCAAFSFVCLVFVKNEPKDVGLPSIEATAKKGAKGGNSESTLSEFLLSPFLWVLSLGYLVVFGVKTAATDWGQLFLMQEKGQTALMGSTYMSALEVGGFVGSLASGFLTDRAVARQGLGTHGNPRHGLLIVMMAGMYGSMYLFRVTVTPEIPQEAPLWVQVIHPVSVLIGASEKEIWILFLGALFGFCSYGPIALFGVIASESAPSNFCGTSHAVVALMANVGAFMAGLPFSTVAKQYSWDMAFWMAEVTMAIATIGFFLVRNMRTKMGRIAEKMD; from the exons ATGGGGTCCACCGGCTACGGCTACTATCGCGTAGCCATCTTCATCTGCATGTTCATCGGCTACTCGCTGTACTTCTTTAACAGGAAGACTTTCTCCTTCGTCATGCCCTCTGTGATGGAGGAGATAGAACTTGACAAAGATGACTTGG gtctgaTCACCAGCAGCCAGACCATGGCCTATGCCATCAGTAAGTTCATCAGCGGCGTGCTGTCGGATCAGATCAGCGCCCGCTGGCTTTTCTCCATCGGCCTCTTCTTGGTGGGGGGCATCAACGTTGCCTTCTCCTGGTCCTCCACTGTGTCCATGTTCTCGCTGCTCTGGTTCATCAACGGCCTGGGACAAGGCTGCGGCTGGCCCCCGTGTGGGAAGGTGCTGCGCAAG TGGTTTGAGCCCTCTCAGTTTGGAACATGGTGGTCTGTGCTGTCCTGCAGTATGAACCTGGCCGGGAGTCTGGGTCCAGTCCTGGTCACAGTGCTCCTGCAGTACTACGACTGGAGGACTATCCTGACCATGTCGGGCATTTTCTGCGCCGCCTTCTCATTTGTATGTCTGGTGTTTGTAAAGAATGAGCCGAAGGATGTGGGCCTGCCCAGCATCGAGGCAACAGCCAAGAAGGGGGCGAAGGGTG GCAACAGTGAGAGCACCCTGAGTgagttcctcctctctcccttcctgtgGGTGCTGTCTCTGGGCTACTTGGTGGTGTTTGGGGTGAAGACGGCTGCCACTGACTGGGGACAGTTGTTCCTCATGCAGGAGAAAGGCCAGACTGCTCTCATGG GCAGTACCTACATGAGTGCCTTGGAGGTGGGAGGTTTTGTGGGCAGCCTTGCATCAGGCTTCCTCACTGACAGAGCTGTAGCTCGG CAAGGCTTGGGCACCCACGGCAACCCTCGCCACGGCCTGCTCATCGTCATGATGGCCGGTATGTATGGGTCCATGTACCTCTTCAGAGTCACCGTCACACCTGAAATCCCACAG GAGGCTCCACTTTGGGTCCAAGTCATTCATCCTGTCTCTGTTCTCATTGGCGCGTCAGAAAAAGAG ATCTGGATCCTCTTCCTCGGTGCGTTGTTTGGATTTTGCAGTTACGGACCAATTGCCTTGTTTGGGGTGATAGCCAGTGAAAGTGCTCCTTCAAATTTTTGTGGAACCTCTCACGCGGTTGTAGCTCTGATGGCTAACG TGGGGGCTTTTATGGCAGGGCTTCCCTTCAGCACTGTTGCCAAACAATACAGCTGGGACATGGCCTTCTGGATGGCCGAGGTGACAATGGCCATCGCCACCATTGGCTTCTTCCTGGTCCGCAACATGCGCACCAAGATGGGACGGATCGCAGAGAAAATGGACTAA
- the hmgn1b gene encoding non-histone chromosomal protein HMG-like: MPKRSKAAAGGESAPKRRSLRLKDRPAPAKAEAKPKPKKGPAKPKKAKEVEKAKPEEKAPEAPAENGEAKAEEEAPATDAAEQKDEAAE, encoded by the exons GCAGCTGCAGGCGGTGAATCAGCG cccaaGAGGAGATCTCTCAGGTTGAAAGAC AGACCTGCACCTGCAAAGGCAGAGGCCAAACCCAAGCCAAAG AAGGGACCCGCTAAGCCTAAGAAAGccaaggaggtggagaaggccAAGCCTGAGGAGAAAGCACCAGAGGCCCCTGCTGAGAACGGCGAAGCCAAAGCTGAGGAAGAG GCACCAGCTACAGACGCAGCTGAACAAAAAGATGAGGCAGCAGAATAA